Proteins from a genomic interval of Osmia bicornis bicornis chromosome 11, iOsmBic2.1, whole genome shotgun sequence:
- the LOC114875980 gene encoding BMP-binding endothelial regulator protein isoform X3: MLQLFVQGCVRNGAYHESETEWTEGNDPCRIFTCKAGVITESRLHCYTPCSNPIPAAPGHCCPICVGCHVNGQMVTADRSVTTTEDPCVTCRCNTGRLTCAKQACPVLHCPASRIVHDPGECCPRCKGSGRYLSPPKGACMLGTAVHNSGNQFYLDQCTRCSCSNSAISCVRETCPVHDCPTEHQIVLPGRCCPQCPEVEEVRPSCTYAGKTYGDGETWKLDSCKACACMQGKVRCAMPMCPPLNLPCPPNSRLEHPEGQCCPRCVESDGVCTVFGDPHYRTFDGKFYSFKGACKYQLASDCSGHTFSVRVTNDARSSRFSAWTKTIAIKVGDLKVNLGQKMRVKVNGKKVEVPYRVADRLDVNRTADSIIVSTQIGIKVLWDGISFLEVSAPTSYRGRLCGLCGNFNSLPKDDFTNRRGRLVQDPQPFGQSWLVGAKRSCARPKPAANLDRARRCRGRKDHRLCNRLRSQIFDACHKKVNPTMYYKACLQDMCECPSENCYCESFTAYAHECKRLGIQLPHWRKATRCRTGWDQSVRSLALVPRLP, encoded by the exons ATGCTTCAATTGTTTGTGCAAG GTTGCGTACGGAACGGAGCGTATCACGAATCGGAGACCGAATGGACCGAGGGAAACGACCCGTGCAGAATCTTCACTTGCAAGGCCGGAGTGATCACCGAGTCTCGGCTACACTGTTACACGCCATGCTCGAATCCGATCCCGGCTGCGCCCGGTCACTGCTGTCCGATCTGCGTGG GATGTCACGTGAACGGGCAAATGGTGACGGCGGACAGATCGGTGACGACGACCGAGGATCCTTGCGTGACTTGCAGATGCAACACCGGCCGTCTGACGTGCGCCAAGCAAGCTTGTCCGGTGTTGCATTGTCCTGCCTCGAGGATCGTCCACGATCCCGGAGAGTGTTGTCCGCGTTGCAAAG GTAGCGGTAGATACTTGTCGCCGCCCAAGGGCGCATGCATGCTAGGGACGGCCGTCCACAATTCCGGCAATCAATTCTACTTGGATCAATGCACGCGATGCAGTTGCTCGAATTCGGCCATCTCCTGCGTTCGTGAAACCTGCCCCGTCCACGATTGCCCGACGGAGCATCAGATCGTTCTACCGGGCCGTTGTTGCCCCCAGTGCCCCGAGGTCGAGGAGGTTCGACCGTCTTGCACGTACGCTGGGAAAACTTACGGG GATGGCGAAACTTGGAAGCTAGACTCGTGCAAGGCATGCGCTTGCATGCAAGGTAAGGTACGATGCGCGATGCCGATGTGTCCACCGTTGAATCTACCCTGCCCTCCGAACTCGAGGCTGGAGCATCCCGAGGGGCAGTGTTGTCCTCGTTGCGTGGAAA GCGACGGCGTGTGCACGGTGTTCGGGGACCCGCATTATCGCACGTTCGACGGAAAGTTTTACAGCTTCAAAGGAGCGTGCAAGTATCAATTGGCCAGCGATTGTTCCGGGCACACGTTCAGCGTACGGGTGACCAACGACGCAAGATCGAGCCGTTTCTCAGCTTGGACGAAAACGATCGCCATCAAG GTGGGCGATTTGAAGGTGAATCTCGGTCAAAAGATGCGCGTTAAGGTGAACGGGAAAAAGGTGGAGGTGCCGTATCGCGTGGCCGACCGATTGGACGTGAACCGAACGGCGGACAGCATAATCGTGAGCACGCAGATCGGAATCAAGGTTCTTTGGGACGGGATCAGTTTTCTCGAGGTATCGGCGCCGACTTCGTACAGAGGCCGGCTCTGCGGTCTTTGCGGCAACTTCAATTCTCTACCGAAGGACGACTTTACGAATCGAAGGGGCAGACTGGTGCAGGATCCTCAACCGTTCGGCCAGTCGTGGCTGGTGGGCGCAAAGAGAAGCTGCGCCAGACCGAAACCGGCGGCAAATCTCGATCGGGCCAGGCGTTGCCGGGGCCGAAAGGATCATCG ATTATGTAACCGATTGAGATCGCAAATCTTCGACGCGTGCCACAAGAAGGTGAATCCGACCATGTATTACAAGGCTTGCCTGCAGGACATGTGCGAGTGTCCGAGCGAAAACTGCTACTGCGAGTCGTTCACCGCGTACGCTCACGAGTGCAAGAGACTAGGCATCCAGCTGCCTCATTGGCGAAAAGCGACCAGATGTCGAACCGGTTGGGACCAGAGCGTACGTTCGTTGGCACTCGTACCGCGTTTACCTTGA
- the LOC114875980 gene encoding BMP-binding endothelial regulator protein isoform X1 → MKSAFRDRDRGKFCSTFPAPFATKPSSAETKANGEATDGTVSETKMKLTRLHLTPLALALALALFSSIGRCVASESIIGSRETCDSEGEDFTVDKIPNTRCFNCLCKNGFVECRKQQCPSIEGCYTLLEPREDECCHRCKGCVRNGAYHESETEWTEGNDPCRIFTCKAGVITESRLHCYTPCSNPIPAAPGHCCPICVGCHVNGQMVTADRSVTTTEDPCVTCRCNTGRLTCAKQACPVLHCPASRIVHDPGECCPRCKGSGRYLSPPKGACMLGTAVHNSGNQFYLDQCTRCSCSNSAISCVRETCPVHDCPTEHQIVLPGRCCPQCPEVEEVRPSCTYAGKTYGDGETWKLDSCKACACMQGKVRCAMPMCPPLNLPCPPNSRLEHPEGQCCPRCVESDGVCTVFGDPHYRTFDGKFYSFKGACKYQLASDCSGHTFSVRVTNDARSSRFSAWTKTIAIKVGDLKVNLGQKMRVKVNGKKVEVPYRVADRLDVNRTADSIIVSTQIGIKVLWDGISFLEVSAPTSYRGRLCGLCGNFNSLPKDDFTNRRGRLVQDPQPFGQSWLVGAKRSCARPKPAANLDRARRCRGRKDHRLCNRLRSQIFDACHKKVNPTMYYKACLQDMCECPSENCYCESFTAYAHECKRLGIQLPHWRKATRCRTGWDQSVRSLALVPRLP, encoded by the exons ATGAAATCAGCGTTTCGCGACCGCGATCGCGGAAAATTCTGCTCGACTTTCCCAGCTCCATTCGCGAC TAAACCGTCGTCGGCGGAGACGAAGGCGAACGGCGAAGCCACGGACGGAACGGTATCGGAGACGAAGATGAAGTTAACGCGATTACATTTGACGCCGTTGGCATTAGCTCTGGCATTGGCTTTGTTTTCGTCGATCGGTCGTTGCGTCGCCTCGGAAAGCATAATAG GAAGTCGAGAAACCTGCGACAGCGAGGGGGAGGATTTCACCGTGGACAAAATCCCAAACACCAGATGCTTCAATTGTTTGTGCAAG AACGGTTTCGTCGAATGCAGGAAACAGCAATGCCCTAGCATCGAAGGTTGCTACACGCTGCTGGAACCGCGCGAGGATGAATGCTGCCACAGGTGCAAAG GTTGCGTACGGAACGGAGCGTATCACGAATCGGAGACCGAATGGACCGAGGGAAACGACCCGTGCAGAATCTTCACTTGCAAGGCCGGAGTGATCACCGAGTCTCGGCTACACTGTTACACGCCATGCTCGAATCCGATCCCGGCTGCGCCCGGTCACTGCTGTCCGATCTGCGTGG GATGTCACGTGAACGGGCAAATGGTGACGGCGGACAGATCGGTGACGACGACCGAGGATCCTTGCGTGACTTGCAGATGCAACACCGGCCGTCTGACGTGCGCCAAGCAAGCTTGTCCGGTGTTGCATTGTCCTGCCTCGAGGATCGTCCACGATCCCGGAGAGTGTTGTCCGCGTTGCAAAG GTAGCGGTAGATACTTGTCGCCGCCCAAGGGCGCATGCATGCTAGGGACGGCCGTCCACAATTCCGGCAATCAATTCTACTTGGATCAATGCACGCGATGCAGTTGCTCGAATTCGGCCATCTCCTGCGTTCGTGAAACCTGCCCCGTCCACGATTGCCCGACGGAGCATCAGATCGTTCTACCGGGCCGTTGTTGCCCCCAGTGCCCCGAGGTCGAGGAGGTTCGACCGTCTTGCACGTACGCTGGGAAAACTTACGGG GATGGCGAAACTTGGAAGCTAGACTCGTGCAAGGCATGCGCTTGCATGCAAGGTAAGGTACGATGCGCGATGCCGATGTGTCCACCGTTGAATCTACCCTGCCCTCCGAACTCGAGGCTGGAGCATCCCGAGGGGCAGTGTTGTCCTCGTTGCGTGGAAA GCGACGGCGTGTGCACGGTGTTCGGGGACCCGCATTATCGCACGTTCGACGGAAAGTTTTACAGCTTCAAAGGAGCGTGCAAGTATCAATTGGCCAGCGATTGTTCCGGGCACACGTTCAGCGTACGGGTGACCAACGACGCAAGATCGAGCCGTTTCTCAGCTTGGACGAAAACGATCGCCATCAAG GTGGGCGATTTGAAGGTGAATCTCGGTCAAAAGATGCGCGTTAAGGTGAACGGGAAAAAGGTGGAGGTGCCGTATCGCGTGGCCGACCGATTGGACGTGAACCGAACGGCGGACAGCATAATCGTGAGCACGCAGATCGGAATCAAGGTTCTTTGGGACGGGATCAGTTTTCTCGAGGTATCGGCGCCGACTTCGTACAGAGGCCGGCTCTGCGGTCTTTGCGGCAACTTCAATTCTCTACCGAAGGACGACTTTACGAATCGAAGGGGCAGACTGGTGCAGGATCCTCAACCGTTCGGCCAGTCGTGGCTGGTGGGCGCAAAGAGAAGCTGCGCCAGACCGAAACCGGCGGCAAATCTCGATCGGGCCAGGCGTTGCCGGGGCCGAAAGGATCATCG ATTATGTAACCGATTGAGATCGCAAATCTTCGACGCGTGCCACAAGAAGGTGAATCCGACCATGTATTACAAGGCTTGCCTGCAGGACATGTGCGAGTGTCCGAGCGAAAACTGCTACTGCGAGTCGTTCACCGCGTACGCTCACGAGTGCAAGAGACTAGGCATCCAGCTGCCTCATTGGCGAAAAGCGACCAGATGTCGAACCGGTTGGGACCAGAGCGTACGTTCGTTGGCACTCGTACCGCGTTTACCTTGA
- the LOC114875980 gene encoding BMP-binding endothelial regulator protein isoform X2, translating into MKLTRLHLTPLALALALALFSSIGRCVASESIIGSRETCDSEGEDFTVDKIPNTRCFNCLCKNGFVECRKQQCPSIEGCYTLLEPREDECCHRCKGCVRNGAYHESETEWTEGNDPCRIFTCKAGVITESRLHCYTPCSNPIPAAPGHCCPICVGCHVNGQMVTADRSVTTTEDPCVTCRCNTGRLTCAKQACPVLHCPASRIVHDPGECCPRCKGSGRYLSPPKGACMLGTAVHNSGNQFYLDQCTRCSCSNSAISCVRETCPVHDCPTEHQIVLPGRCCPQCPEVEEVRPSCTYAGKTYGDGETWKLDSCKACACMQGKVRCAMPMCPPLNLPCPPNSRLEHPEGQCCPRCVESDGVCTVFGDPHYRTFDGKFYSFKGACKYQLASDCSGHTFSVRVTNDARSSRFSAWTKTIAIKVGDLKVNLGQKMRVKVNGKKVEVPYRVADRLDVNRTADSIIVSTQIGIKVLWDGISFLEVSAPTSYRGRLCGLCGNFNSLPKDDFTNRRGRLVQDPQPFGQSWLVGAKRSCARPKPAANLDRARRCRGRKDHRLCNRLRSQIFDACHKKVNPTMYYKACLQDMCECPSENCYCESFTAYAHECKRLGIQLPHWRKATRCRTGWDQSVRSLALVPRLP; encoded by the exons ATGAAGTTAACGCGATTACATTTGACGCCGTTGGCATTAGCTCTGGCATTGGCTTTGTTTTCGTCGATCGGTCGTTGCGTCGCCTCGGAAAGCATAATAG GAAGTCGAGAAACCTGCGACAGCGAGGGGGAGGATTTCACCGTGGACAAAATCCCAAACACCAGATGCTTCAATTGTTTGTGCAAG AACGGTTTCGTCGAATGCAGGAAACAGCAATGCCCTAGCATCGAAGGTTGCTACACGCTGCTGGAACCGCGCGAGGATGAATGCTGCCACAGGTGCAAAG GTTGCGTACGGAACGGAGCGTATCACGAATCGGAGACCGAATGGACCGAGGGAAACGACCCGTGCAGAATCTTCACTTGCAAGGCCGGAGTGATCACCGAGTCTCGGCTACACTGTTACACGCCATGCTCGAATCCGATCCCGGCTGCGCCCGGTCACTGCTGTCCGATCTGCGTGG GATGTCACGTGAACGGGCAAATGGTGACGGCGGACAGATCGGTGACGACGACCGAGGATCCTTGCGTGACTTGCAGATGCAACACCGGCCGTCTGACGTGCGCCAAGCAAGCTTGTCCGGTGTTGCATTGTCCTGCCTCGAGGATCGTCCACGATCCCGGAGAGTGTTGTCCGCGTTGCAAAG GTAGCGGTAGATACTTGTCGCCGCCCAAGGGCGCATGCATGCTAGGGACGGCCGTCCACAATTCCGGCAATCAATTCTACTTGGATCAATGCACGCGATGCAGTTGCTCGAATTCGGCCATCTCCTGCGTTCGTGAAACCTGCCCCGTCCACGATTGCCCGACGGAGCATCAGATCGTTCTACCGGGCCGTTGTTGCCCCCAGTGCCCCGAGGTCGAGGAGGTTCGACCGTCTTGCACGTACGCTGGGAAAACTTACGGG GATGGCGAAACTTGGAAGCTAGACTCGTGCAAGGCATGCGCTTGCATGCAAGGTAAGGTACGATGCGCGATGCCGATGTGTCCACCGTTGAATCTACCCTGCCCTCCGAACTCGAGGCTGGAGCATCCCGAGGGGCAGTGTTGTCCTCGTTGCGTGGAAA GCGACGGCGTGTGCACGGTGTTCGGGGACCCGCATTATCGCACGTTCGACGGAAAGTTTTACAGCTTCAAAGGAGCGTGCAAGTATCAATTGGCCAGCGATTGTTCCGGGCACACGTTCAGCGTACGGGTGACCAACGACGCAAGATCGAGCCGTTTCTCAGCTTGGACGAAAACGATCGCCATCAAG GTGGGCGATTTGAAGGTGAATCTCGGTCAAAAGATGCGCGTTAAGGTGAACGGGAAAAAGGTGGAGGTGCCGTATCGCGTGGCCGACCGATTGGACGTGAACCGAACGGCGGACAGCATAATCGTGAGCACGCAGATCGGAATCAAGGTTCTTTGGGACGGGATCAGTTTTCTCGAGGTATCGGCGCCGACTTCGTACAGAGGCCGGCTCTGCGGTCTTTGCGGCAACTTCAATTCTCTACCGAAGGACGACTTTACGAATCGAAGGGGCAGACTGGTGCAGGATCCTCAACCGTTCGGCCAGTCGTGGCTGGTGGGCGCAAAGAGAAGCTGCGCCAGACCGAAACCGGCGGCAAATCTCGATCGGGCCAGGCGTTGCCGGGGCCGAAAGGATCATCG ATTATGTAACCGATTGAGATCGCAAATCTTCGACGCGTGCCACAAGAAGGTGAATCCGACCATGTATTACAAGGCTTGCCTGCAGGACATGTGCGAGTGTCCGAGCGAAAACTGCTACTGCGAGTCGTTCACCGCGTACGCTCACGAGTGCAAGAGACTAGGCATCCAGCTGCCTCATTGGCGAAAAGCGACCAGATGTCGAACCGGTTGGGACCAGAGCGTACGTTCGTTGGCACTCGTACCGCGTTTACCTTGA